In the Streptomyces sp. 3214.6 genome, GGCTGCGTCCTTAAGGGCGGGCACGGCCGGATCGGGCCGGACGCCGGTGGTCTTGGACTTTCCGGCGCGCACACCACTCGGCATCCAGGGGGTGAGCAGGACGCGCACCACGACCAGCAGGGCGTCCGCGAGGACCGCAAGGGCGGCGCTGGTGATCACGGAGTTCCAGGCGAGTTCCGGCCGGTTGTAGATCTGCGCGTCGTGCAGCAGGTTGCCGAGCGCGCCCTGGTTGCCGATCAGCATGCCGACGCTGACGAGGCTGATGCTCGACACGGTCGCCACCCGCAGACCGGCGATGATGGCGGGCACCGCGATCGGCAACTGGACCTGGATGTAACGGCGTACGGGCCCGAAGCCCATGGCGGTGGCGGCGGCGAGGGTCTCCTGCGGCACCGAGCGGACGCCGTCGACGATCGCCGGGACGAGTACGACCAGGGTGTAGACGGTGAGCGGGATCATCACCGTCAGTTCGGTCTGCCCCGTGTAGTCGATGAGGACGACGAAGAAGGCCAGGGACGGGATGGCGTAGAGCACGGTCGTCACCCAGAGGACGGGCGGGTACAGCCAGCGCAGCCGCACGCACAGCTGGGCCAGCGGGAGCGCGAGGAGCAGCCCGCCGAGCACCGGCAGCAGCGCCTCGCGCAGATGCAGCCCGATGAGGCCGAACCAGTCGTGCTGGAGGTCGCTGGGAATGTCGAAGAAGCGGTTCACCGGATAACTTTCTGGACTGTTTCCGTGGTGGTCCGCCGCTCCTCGCGCCCTGCCGCGTGGGCGCCGCGGATGGCCTCGCCGATGGTCGCCTGC is a window encoding:
- a CDS encoding ABC transporter permease, whose protein sequence is MNRFFDIPSDLQHDWFGLIGLHLREALLPVLGGLLLALPLAQLCVRLRWLYPPVLWVTTVLYAIPSLAFFVVLIDYTGQTELTVMIPLTVYTLVVLVPAIVDGVRSVPQETLAAATAMGFGPVRRYIQVQLPIAVPAIIAGLRVATVSSISLVSVGMLIGNQGALGNLLHDAQIYNRPELAWNSVITSAALAVLADALLVVVRVLLTPWMPSGVRAGKSKTTGVRPDPAVPALKDAAR